The genomic interval GTCAATCGCTCGGAGCCGCAGGTGTCCTTTTACGAAGTGCAGCTCAGTGGCAGCGAGCGTCGGGTGTTGCTGCCGTCGGGCTACGTGCAGTGGCCCAACTTCGGGCTGTGGGGCAACGATCGTCTGCTCGTGAAGGCCATCACGTCGGCGCAGTTCGTCAACGTGCCGGGCACCGCACGCGAGGATCGCATCACACTGCTCGAAGAAGATCGCATTTCGGCGTACTACGCCGGCGGTCATCTGTATGCCACGTCATCCCGCGCCCAGCCGCTCATATGAACCCCGCACCACAGGCCTCCGATGCGCCGCGCTACATTCGCGGCGTTCCGCATGCGCTTCCCGACGGCGAGCATCTGCTGTGGGAAGGGGCCCCCTCGATGCGCGGCGTGGCCACGCATGTGTTTCACTGGCGTCTGGTGTTGGCCTACTTCGTGGGCATGCTCACGCTATGGGCCCTGACCACCGAGACGCCACGTGGGACGGAGGTCTGGTGGTCGCAGGCCACGCTGCGCCTGGCGCTTGGCGTCTTCGTGATGCTCTGCGTGCTCGGACTCTCGAAAGCGGTGGCCAGCACCTCGTGGTATGCCATCACGTCGCGTCGCGTGGTGATGCGTGTGGGCATGGCGTTCCCGATGTCCATCAACATCCCGTTCACCCTGCTGCATACGGCGGGTCTGGGCGTGTTTCGCGATGGCAGCGGTCAGGTGTCCCTGGGCCTGGTGCCGGGACAGCGTCTTGCGTACATCGCGCTGTGGCCGCACTGCCTGGTGTGGAACATCAATCATCCGACGCCGGTGTTGCGTGGCCTCGAGCAGCCGGAAGCGGTGGCGCGGGTGCTGGCCACGGCGGTGGCTGACGCGGCCGAAGCTGATGCCGCGAGTGGCATGGCCGATTCCACGACGCGCATCGAACGTGGCGCGCCCGGTCGCTCCGCGATTCGGCAGACGCGCACCGCGCCGGCGGGAGCATGAGCATGGATATGCGACGTCAGGCGCCCGGTGTGATTTTCGAGCCGGAACCAGGAGAACGTCCGGGTGCACCACCGACGTTGGTGGTACCCAAGCCCGCACTGATCATGGCCGGCGCGCTGGTCGCGCTGGTGATCGGTCTGGCGGTGTCGGCGCGGCACTTCGAAGTGGGGGCGTTCCGCGAACGTCCGACGGAAGTGCTGCAGCAGCGCAGTCTCCGATTTGAAGATGCGCCCAATCAAGGCATTGGGGTCATCGATGCGGCCAGCGGCAAGACGGCGGTGGTCCTCGAGCCGGGCAGCAACGGCTTCCTGCGTGGTTCGCTGCGCGCCCTGACGCGAGCTCGCAAGGCGGCCGGCATCGGAGCCAGCGAACCATTTCGCCTGGTGCGGTATGTCGATGGTCGTCTGGTGCTGCATGACGACGCCACGGGGCAACACGTGACCGTGACGGGCTTTGGTCCGACGCAGGTGGAAAGCTTCGACAATCTGCTCAAGGAGAAGCCGGGGCAGGGGCCAGCACCGGTTGCGCCGTACATTCCGATTGGCGTTGGGCGGCGGTGAGGATCTGAGCTGGGCCGGGGATGTGAGGGAACAGAAGGTGTGAGGATCGGAGGATCGAAGGAAATGAGGCGGGCCCGGGCGACACCATGCTGTACGGTGTCGCCCGGGCCCGCTCTCTTGTCCCTCAAATCCTCTGATCCTCACACCTTCTGTTCCAACGCATCCTGCTGCCGCGCGATGCCGATCAGTTGGACCCCGCACTCCCCGACGAAGCACGTGGCATGGCCGATGGTGCAGGCGTCGCTGTGCTATCGGTTGCCGCAGCGGCTGCGCTATCCGCCGGCAGCCCAAGCCCCGGGAAGGGTTTGCCGTTCCAGTCCGCACGACCCCAGAGGGCGGGGAAGTCCTTCGTCATCTGCGCACCGTAGAGCGGCTTGTACGCCCCGTTGTGGCAGGTGATGCACTGCGCCTTCGGTGCGTCACCCATGGCGCCCAAACGGACCGCGGGATACACGGGCTGCAGGGGAGCGAGGTAGTTCTGATTCACGTCACGCAGCATCATGATGCCGTGGTAGGCCTTCACGCGTGCCGGCGGAGCCTGGTTCCAGCTCGCGAACTGCCGTGAGTTGTGGCAGTAGGTGCAGTTCACGCCCAGCGACTTCGACTGCGAGATCATGAGCGCGTAGGTCCACTCCGTCTGCTTCACCGAGCTGCGGTTCTCGGGCGTGGGCGCGACGTTCTGCGTGATGACCCGCGCGCCGTTGCGATCGAGATAGTGGCGCAGGTAGTCCGTCTGCTTGCTGTAGAACCACAGACCATTGGGCAACGGCTTGCCCATGTGGCAGGTGTAGCAGGTGACGCCGGTGTTGGCCACGTGCTGCTGGTACTGCCCGTTGATCTGCCGCGTCATCTGCAGCATGCGGCGCGCCACGAGCTTCGTGTAGAGCGGCGCCCCGTTGGGCAGGGTGTCGCTGGCCATGTTGGCCAGGTTGTGGCAGTAGGCGCAGTTGCCGGTGCCGGCCACCCAGGTGCTCATCGCAATCATCGTGCGGTTGAACTCCGCCACACTGATGTCGTTGAGCACCTGCACGTTCTTCCAGGGCAACGGGCCCGGCGGAGACTCACCGGCCGGAGGCGGCGGCGCCGGAATGTTGACGGTCGCGAACTTGGCCTTGAGGTCACCGCGGTCATAGCCTTGCTCCATGGCGGTGCCGCGGTACCCGACCTGCACGCTGTCCGTCTTTCCGTCACCGCATGCCCCGACGACCACGAGGGCGAGTGGAGCGACGCGCCGCATCGCCATAGCGCGAATCTTGATCACGGAGTGTTGCCTCCAGGAGGCGTCGTCGTGGCGGCTGCGGGCGTGGCCGCCGCCGTGGAATCCGTGCGCAGAGAGTCGGCCGACAGCGAGTCCGTCAGCATGGCGGCCGAGTCGGGCATCATGGCCGGCTGCGGCACCACGTAGGTGGGGAAGCTGTCCGGCGTCGTGCCCTGATACTGGCCGCGCAGGAACTCCTTCTGGTCGGGCGCAATCACGTTCTGGTCGGGATATGGCGCCACGAGGCCGTGCTTCACGCCCCAGAGGTACCAGTTGTCCACGACGGTGCCGGTGAGCAGGATGCCGATGCCACCCGTGAACGTGGTGAGTACGGCAAACCACCAGGCCCAGCGATGGATGGACTCCATCGTGGCGTTGAATCCCATGCACCAGCGCCAGAAGAGCATCGAGCGCTCGGCCGCGGTACCACGATCGGTGATCTGCTCAATCTCGTTCTGACCACCCATGCGAGCCACGGCCAGGATGGTGGCGCCGTGCATCGCGAACAGCACGGCCGAGCCGTACAGGAACGCAATGGAGAGGGCGTGGAACGGATTGTAGTAGAGGTTCCCGTAGCGAATGGAGAATGCTGATGTCCAATCGAGGTGCGGGAAGAGACCGAACGGCACCATCTCGCTCCAGCTGCCGACGAGCAACGGCTGGATGAAGAAGGTCAGGTACAGGAAGATGGCGCTGGCAAAGGCCCAGGGCAGGTGCGTGCCCATCTGCAGGGCGCGAGCCCGGCGATAGACGCGGATCCACCAGAGGAAGATGCTGAGCGTCAGGAAGAAGCCGGCCATGAGATACCAGCCACCCTGATCAAGCGGCGGCAGGCGCAGCCCGTACTGCGGTGGCGGGGGCTCGAGCGCCAACCACGGGAGCTGGCGGACAAACTCCACCGGATCCCAGCCCACCGACCGCCACATGTTGAGCCCGATGATCTCGAACGCAATGAAGCCGAAGATCAGCGAGAGAATGCCGGCCCAGCCAAGATAGATCGGACCGATCTGCGCATCGCCGAACTTGCCGGCGAGCGAGTTGAAGAAACCGGTCCCATATCGCTGGCCCGTGGATTCGTCGATCGGGATGCCCGGATCGGGCACCGTACGAATCTGGACGCGAGTGAAGAGGTTCTGATATTCAAGCACGGTGTCGGCGCCTCACTTCCAGATGGGAAGGTTGAGCCACCAGTTCCACCACTCGGGCCAGCCCTTTGCCCAAAACGGGCCAGAGATGACGATGCAGATGGCACTCCACACCGCCGCGCCGACCGCGAGGAACAGGCCGAGACGGTGAATGCCGATGGCACCGATCGAGTAGCCGACCAGGTCGCGGAAGAAGACGTTCTCCTGTTCACTCGTGCCCACGGGAGTGCCCTTGGGCGGGTTGGTCACCGAGAGAATGAGTGACCCATGCATCGCGAGTGCGAGGCAGTTGGTGAAGAAGAACGTCACGGCGATCATGTGCGCCGGATTGTAGTGGAAGTGGAGGTACTGGTACCCCACGTTCGACACCCAATCGAGGTGCGAGAAGATGCCGTAGGGGAAGCCGTGCCCCCAGGCTCCCAGCAACAGCGGACGAACCACAACAAGCGTCACATAGGCCAGGACTGCGCCGCCGTACGCCCAGGGAATGTGCATGCCCATGCCGAGCTTGCGGGAGATCTCAGCCTGTCGCAGCGCCCAGGACCCGAATGCACCGACGGCACACATGGTGATGATTTGCCACAATCCCCCTTCACGGAGCGGGGCGAGCCCCAAGCCGTACTTGAGGTCGGGCGGCGCAATGTTGATCTGCCACAGGTTCCACGTGGGGCCCATGGCCGCGCCCCACACGCAGAGCAGCGTGCCGAGGGTGGCGAAAAAGATCGTCGTGACGCCAAAAAAGCCGACGTAGAACGGACCGAACCAGAAATCAAACAGATCTCCGCCGATCAGCGTGCCACCACGGACACGGTACTTCTTTTCGAAGCTCAGCATCGCCATGGGCGATATCTCCGGACGCGCAGAGAGGAGGCTGCGGGGGGGAAGTTCCAGCACCAACGCGAAAGGCAGGGTCCTGCGGCGAGTCTGCCGGGGCTGGCGTCGCACTGACACGTGCGAGGCGCCAGCCCGGCAACGACGCGCAACGTGTTATCGGCCGGGCGGCAGAGGCGACATTTCTGCCGCGCTTGCCGGAGCCGATGCCCCGACGGGCGCCTGGTCAGCAGGCAGGGTACCGTTCTCGATCCACGAATACCGTTGCGAGCTGAGCAGGATGAAGTGAATGACCAGCGCCAGCACCGCCAGAAAGCCAACCATGGCCACCATGACGCGCCGCGGGTCAAACATCAACCAAATGCGGTGCATACGACGTTGTCCTCAAAGAAGAGTTGAAGCCCTTCCACCGTACCCGGAGAGTCCGGGCACGCGACGTGGGTAGGCTGACGTGTGGGTCAGCGTACCGACGCCGGAGGTGCCTTTGCCGCGTACTCCATCTTCTTGTACTTCGGCCAACCGGTGATGCTGTACGCCCATACGTGAATGATGAGCGCCAGACACGCGAGGAATGCCCCGAGGGCACCCATGATCACCTGTGGATCGTTACCAACCCAGATTCT from Gemmatimonas sp. UBA7669 carries:
- the puhA gene encoding photosynthetic reaction center subunit H, translated to MSSVKYVPADGYNGSPVVPTGNPMIDGVGPAAWNESRRDEPDVTYDGRPKLVPMRMDAGFSIAKGDPDPRGLPVVAADKVVAGKVVDVWVNRSEPQVSFYEVQLSGSERRVLLPSGYVQWPNFGLWGNDRLLVKAITSAQFVNVPGTAREDRITLLEEDRISAYYAGGHLYATSSRAQPLI
- the puhB gene encoding photosynthetic complex putative assembly protein PuhB; the protein is MNPAPQASDAPRYIRGVPHALPDGEHLLWEGAPSMRGVATHVFHWRLVLAYFVGMLTLWALTTETPRGTEVWWSQATLRLALGVFVMLCVLGLSKAVASTSWYAITSRRVVMRVGMAFPMSINIPFTLLHTAGLGVFRDGSGQVSLGLVPGQRLAYIALWPHCLVWNINHPTPVLRGLEQPEAVARVLATAVADAAEADAASGMADSTTRIERGAPGRSAIRQTRTAPAGA
- the puhC gene encoding photosynthetic complex assembly protein PuhC; translated protein: MDMRRQAPGVIFEPEPGERPGAPPTLVVPKPALIMAGALVALVIGLAVSARHFEVGAFRERPTEVLQQRSLRFEDAPNQGIGVIDAASGKTAVVLEPGSNGFLRGSLRALTRARKAAGIGASEPFRLVRYVDGRLVLHDDATGQHVTVTGFGPTQVESFDNLLKEKPGQGPAPVAPYIPIGVGRR
- the pufC gene encoding photosynthetic reaction center cytochrome PufC — encoded protein: MIKIRAMAMRRVAPLALVVVGACGDGKTDSVQVGYRGTAMEQGYDRGDLKAKFATVNIPAPPPPAGESPPGPLPWKNVQVLNDISVAEFNRTMIAMSTWVAGTGNCAYCHNLANMASDTLPNGAPLYTKLVARRMLQMTRQINGQYQQHVANTGVTCYTCHMGKPLPNGLWFYSKQTDYLRHYLDRNGARVITQNVAPTPENRSSVKQTEWTYALMISQSKSLGVNCTYCHNSRQFASWNQAPPARVKAYHGIMMLRDVNQNYLAPLQPVYPAVRLGAMGDAPKAQCITCHNGAYKPLYGAQMTKDFPALWGRADWNGKPFPGLGLPADSAAAAATDSTATPAPSAMPRASSGSAGSN
- the pufL gene encoding photosynthetic reaction center subunit L, whose product is MAMLSFEKKYRVRGGTLIGGDLFDFWFGPFYVGFFGVTTIFFATLGTLLCVWGAAMGPTWNLWQINIAPPDLKYGLGLAPLREGGLWQIITMCAVGAFGSWALRQAEISRKLGMGMHIPWAYGGAVLAYVTLVVVRPLLLGAWGHGFPYGIFSHLDWVSNVGYQYLHFHYNPAHMIAVTFFFTNCLALAMHGSLILSVTNPPKGTPVGTSEQENVFFRDLVGYSIGAIGIHRLGLFLAVGAAVWSAICIVISGPFWAKGWPEWWNWWLNLPIWK
- the pufA gene encoding light-harvesting antenna LH1, alpha subunit, which produces MHRIWLMFDPRRVMVAMVGFLAVLALVIHFILLSSQRYSWIENGTLPADQAPVGASAPASAAEMSPLPPGR
- a CDS encoding light-harvesting protein, which encodes MHRIWVGNDPQVIMGALGAFLACLALIIHVWAYSITGWPKYKKMEYAAKAPPASVR